From the genome of Paraburkholderia flava, one region includes:
- a CDS encoding DUF1289 domain-containing protein, producing MSIKSPCVDICKFDDKTGLCLGCLRTRDECKSWKKMKDKHRKKIIDDRPRREAKLDR from the coding sequence ATGAGCATCAAATCTCCCTGTGTCGACATTTGCAAGTTCGACGACAAAACCGGTCTGTGCCTCGGCTGCCTGCGCACTCGCGACGAGTGCAAAAGCTGGAAGAAAATGAAGGACAAGCACCGCAAAAAGATCATCGACGACCGGCCGCGCCGGGAGGCCAAGCTCGACCGGTAG
- a CDS encoding YnfA family protein produces the protein MQTLLLYVVTAVAEIIGCYLPWRWLKDGGSVWLLVPAAVSLAVFAWLLTLHGAAAGRVYAAYGGVYIAVAIVWLWAVEQIRPTVWDFAGAAVTLVGMSIIAFQPRG, from the coding sequence ATGCAGACGCTCCTGCTCTACGTCGTTACCGCCGTCGCCGAAATCATCGGTTGCTATCTGCCGTGGCGCTGGCTTAAGGACGGCGGGTCTGTCTGGCTGCTCGTTCCCGCCGCAGTGAGCCTCGCGGTGTTCGCATGGCTGTTGACGCTGCACGGCGCGGCAGCCGGTCGCGTCTATGCGGCGTATGGCGGCGTCTATATCGCGGTGGCGATCGTGTGGCTGTGGGCCGTCGAGCAGATTCGCCCGACGGTGTGGGACTTTGCCGGCGCAGCGGTCACGCTGGTCGGCATGAGCATCATCGCGTTCCAGCCGCGCGGCTGA